The Periplaneta americana isolate PAMFEO1 chromosome 2, P.americana_PAMFEO1_priV1, whole genome shotgun sequence genome has a window encoding:
- the LOC138716389 gene encoding uncharacterized protein isoform X3, translated as MANTMLWFCLLPLVACTAISGDQFDSTHPVDDNEEARLVVLPLGQTSPYLGAEGEVPPVVLVSRLDELEHLLAKVVNPKLGKAEVGVVGKANRFRRSPRPGGGGGIVFGVPSGSYSSSQSSSSSSSGGSGSSSKSSSSSFSGGSGGGGSGSGSKSSSSSSSGSFGYGGGGKGLGGFGGGGLGGGGLGGGGYGGGGLGGGGFGGGGLGGGGFGGGGLGGGGYGGGHGGGGSFGGGGSALHGGGGGLGGGDLGGGGIGGFGGGHGGGGGLGSGVGGGGLGGGHGGGGGLGGGYGGSGGLGGGHGGSGGLGSGVGGGHGGGGGLGSGVGGGHGGGGGLGGGYGGSGGLGGGHGGSGGLGSGVGGGGLGGGHGGGGGLGGGYGGSGGLGGGHGGSGGLGSGVGGGHGGGAGLGSGVGGGHGGGGGLGGGYGGSGGLGGGHGGSGGLGSGVGGGGLGGGHGGGGGLGGGYGGSGGLGGGYGGSGGFGGGGFGDGGFGGGGLGGGGGSGIGGGGFGGGGLGGGGHSGGGGHGGGGLSGGGLGGGGFGGSGSQSSSGSSSNSGAGGGGLGGGGLGGGGLGSGGLGGGGHGGGGLVGGGYGGGGLGGGGFGGGGHGGGGGLGGGGFGGGGLGGGGLGGGGHEGGGLGGGGHGGGGLGGFGGSGSKSSSGSSSSSGGFGGGGGGLGGGGFGDGGFGDGGFGGGGFGGGGLGGGGYGGGGHGGGGFGGDGGFGGFGGGGSGSSSKSSASSSSHSGAGGGYGSGGYGGGGCDACEGNILLSRIGSSDDGSTGVGGSGTSKGKGVYSASSSSIDSTGKITYSAHAGKT; from the exons ATGGCAAACACCATGCTGTGGTTTTGCCTATTGCCACTAGTGGCGTGCACCGCGATTAGTGGGGACCAATTTGATTCCACAC ATCCTGTGGACGACAATGAGGAAGCGAGGCTGGTTGTCCTTCCTCTGGGGCAGACGAGTCCGTATCTGGGTGCGGAGGGAGAAGTCCCCCCGGTTGTGCTAGTGTCCAGGCTGGACGAACTCGAGCACTTGCTGGCGAAAGTAGTCAATCCCAAGCTGGGCAAGGCCGAGGTGGGCGTCGTCGGCAAGGCGAATCGTTTCCGACGCAGTCCGCGCCCCGGCGGCGGGGGCGGCATCGTGTTCGGCGTGCCCAGCGGCAGCTACTCCAGCAGCCAGAGCAGCTCCTCCTCCTCCAGCGGCGGCAGCGGCAGCTCAAGCAAGAGCAGCTCATCGTCCTTCAGCGGCGGCTCCGGGGGCGGCGGCAGCGGCAGTGGAAGCAAGAGCAGCTCCTCATCCAGCAGCGGCTCATTCGGGTACGGGGGCGGCGGAAAAGGACTTGGAGGCTTTGGAGGAGGCGGTCTTGGAGGCGGAGGCCTTGGAGGCGGTGGATATGGAGGAGGCGGTCTTGGAGGAGGTGGATTTGGAGGCGGCGGCCTTGGAGGAGGTGGATTTGGAGGCGGCGGCCTTGGAGGAGGAGGATATGGAGGAGGCCATGGTGGAGGCGGTAGTTTTGGCGGAGGTGGCAGCGCGCTTCATGGAGGAGGCGGAGGTCTGGGAGGTGGCGACCTTGGAGGAGGTGGCATCGGTGGATTTGGAGGTGGACATGGAGGAGGCGGAGGACTAGGGAGTGGAGTAGGAGGCGGGGGACTCGGAGGCGGACATGGAGGAGGCGGAGGTCTTGGGGGTGGATATGGTGGAAGCGGAGGACTTGGGGGAGGACATGGAGGAAGCGGAGGACTGGGGAGTGGAGTAGGAGGCGGACATGGAGGAGGCGGAGGACTAGGGAGTGGAGTAGGAGGCGGACATGGAGGAGGCGGAGGTCTTGGGGGTGGATATGGTGGAAGCGGAGGACTTGGGGGAGGACATGGAGGAAGCGGAGGACTGGGGAGTGGAGTAGGAGGCGGGGGACTCGGAGGCGGACATGGAGGAGGCGGAGGTCTTGGGGGTGGATATGGTGGAAGCGGAGGACTTGGGGGAGGACATGGAGGAAGCGGAGGACTGGGGAGTGGAGTAGGAGGCGGACATGGAGGAGGCGCAGGACTAGGGAGTGGAGTAGGAGGCGGACATGGAGGAGGCGGAGGTCTTGGGGGTGGATATGGTGGAAGCGGAGGACTTGGGGGAGGACATGGAGGAAGCGGAGGACTGGGGAGTGGAGTAGGAGGCGGGGGACTCGGAGGCGGACATGGAGGAGGCGGAGGTCTTGGGGGTGGATATGGTGGAAGCGGAGGACTTGGGGGAGGATATGGAGGAAGCGGAGGATTCGGAGGTGGTGGATTTGGAGATGGAGGATTCGGAGGCGGTGGACTAGGGGGCGGTGGAGGCAGTGGAATAGGGGGCGGTGGATTCGGAGGTGGTGGACTTGGAGGTGGTGGACACAGTGGAG GTGGTGGACATGGCGGCGGAGGATTAAGCGGAGGAGGACTTGGAGGCGGAGGTTTCGGCGGAAGTGGAAGCCAGTCAAGCTCTGGAAGTTCAAGCAACAGTGGTGCCGGCGGCGGTGGTCTGGGAGGCGGAGGACTCGGTGGCGGCGGCCTGGGAAGCGGTGGTCTTGGTGGCGGCGGACACGGAGGCGGAGGACTCGTTGGCGGCGGATATGGAGGCGGTGGACTAGGTGGAGGTGGATTTGGAGGCGGCGGCCATGGCGGAGGCGGAGGACTTGGTGGCGGCGGGTTTGGAGGCGGAGGACTCGGTGGAGGCGGACTTGGAGGCGGTGGACACGAAGGAGGCGGACTTGGAGGCGGTGGACACGGAGGAGGTGGACTTGGAGGTTTCGGCGGAAGTGGAAGCAAGTCAAGCTCCGGAAGCTCAAGCAGTAGCGGTGGTTTTGGAGGCGGTGGCGGCGGACTAGGAGGTGGTGGATTCGGAGACGGTGGATTCGGAGACGGTGGATTTGGAGGCGGGGGATTCGGCGGTGGAGGATTGGGAGGCGGTGGCTATGGAGGAGGCGGTCACGGAGGTGGAGGATTCGGTGGCGATGGTGGATTTGGTGGGTTTGGAGGCGGAGGAAGCGGCAGTTCCTCCAAGAGCTCAGCCTCCAGCTCCAGCCACAGTGGGGCAGGCGGCGGCTATGGAAGCGGCGG gTATGGCGGTGGTGGGTGCGATGCTTGTGAGGGCAACATTCTTCTGTCAAGAATAGGCTCTTCCGACGACGGCTCCACTGGAGTGGGAGGAAGCGGCACTTCAAAAGGCAAAGGCGTTTACTCCGCGTCCAGTTCATCCATCGACAGCACCGGCAAAATCACTTACAGCGCGCATGCTGGGAAGACGTAG
- the LOC138716389 gene encoding uncharacterized protein isoform X2, which produces MANTMLWFCLLPLVACTAISGDQFDSTHPVDDNEEARLVVLPLGQTSPYLGAEGEVPPVVLVSRLDELEHLLAKVVNPKLGKAEVGVVGKANRFRRSPRPGGGGGIVFGVPSGSYSSSQSSSSSSSGGSGSSSKSSSSSFSGGSGGGGSGSGSKSSSSSSSGSFGYGGGGKGLGGFGGGGLGGGGLGGGGYGGGGLGGGGFGGGGLGGGGFGGGGLGGGGYGGGHGGGGSFGGGGSALHGGGGGLGGGDLGGGGIGGFGGGHGGGGGLGSGVGGGGLGGGHGGGGGLGGGYGGSGGLGGGHGGSGGLGSGVGGGHGGGGGLGSGVGGGHGGGGGLGGGYGGSGGLGGGHGGSGGLGSGVGGGGLGGGHGGGGGLGGGYGGSGGLGGGHGGSGGLGSGVGGGHGGGAGLGSGVGGGHGGGGGLGGGYGGSGGLGGGHGGSGGLGSGVGGGGLGGGHGGGGGLGGGYGGSGGFGGGGFGDGGFGGGGLGGGGGSGIGGGGFGGGGLGGGGHSGGGGLGGGGYGGGGHGGGGLSGGGLGGGGFGGSGSQSSSGSSSNSGAGGGGLGGGGLGGGGLGSGGLGGGGHGGGGLVGGGYGGGGLGGGGFGGGGHGGGGGLGGGGFGGGGLGGGGLGGGGHEGGGLGGGGHGGGGLGGFGGSGSKSSSGSSSSSGGFGGGGGGLGGGGFGDGGFGDGGFGGGGFGGGGLGGGGYGGGGHGGGGFGGDGGFGGFGGGGSGSSSKSSASSSSHSGAGGGYGSGGYGGGGCDACEGNILLSRIGSSDDGSTGVGGSGTSKGKGVYSASSSSIDSTGKITYSAHAGKT; this is translated from the exons ATGGCAAACACCATGCTGTGGTTTTGCCTATTGCCACTAGTGGCGTGCACCGCGATTAGTGGGGACCAATTTGATTCCACAC ATCCTGTGGACGACAATGAGGAAGCGAGGCTGGTTGTCCTTCCTCTGGGGCAGACGAGTCCGTATCTGGGTGCGGAGGGAGAAGTCCCCCCGGTTGTGCTAGTGTCCAGGCTGGACGAACTCGAGCACTTGCTGGCGAAAGTAGTCAATCCCAAGCTGGGCAAGGCCGAGGTGGGCGTCGTCGGCAAGGCGAATCGTTTCCGACGCAGTCCGCGCCCCGGCGGCGGGGGCGGCATCGTGTTCGGCGTGCCCAGCGGCAGCTACTCCAGCAGCCAGAGCAGCTCCTCCTCCTCCAGCGGCGGCAGCGGCAGCTCAAGCAAGAGCAGCTCATCGTCCTTCAGCGGCGGCTCCGGGGGCGGCGGCAGCGGCAGTGGAAGCAAGAGCAGCTCCTCATCCAGCAGCGGCTCATTCGGGTACGGGGGCGGCGGAAAAGGACTTGGAGGCTTTGGAGGAGGCGGTCTTGGAGGCGGAGGCCTTGGAGGCGGTGGATATGGAGGAGGCGGTCTTGGAGGAGGTGGATTTGGAGGCGGCGGCCTTGGAGGAGGTGGATTTGGAGGCGGCGGCCTTGGAGGAGGAGGATATGGAGGAGGCCATGGTGGAGGCGGTAGTTTTGGCGGAGGTGGCAGCGCGCTTCATGGAGGAGGCGGAGGTCTGGGAGGTGGCGACCTTGGAGGAGGTGGCATCGGTGGATTTGGAGGTGGACATGGAGGAGGCGGAGGACTAGGGAGTGGAGTAGGAGGCGGGGGACTCGGAGGCGGACATGGAGGAGGCGGAGGTCTTGGGGGTGGATATGGTGGAAGCGGAGGACTTGGGGGAGGACATGGAGGAAGCGGAGGACTGGGGAGTGGAGTAGGAGGCGGACATGGAGGAGGCGGAGGACTAGGGAGTGGAGTAGGAGGCGGACATGGAGGAGGCGGAGGTCTTGGGGGTGGATATGGTGGAAGCGGAGGACTTGGGGGAGGACATGGAGGAAGCGGAGGACTGGGGAGTGGAGTAGGAGGCGGGGGACTCGGAGGCGGACATGGAGGAGGCGGAGGTCTTGGGGGTGGATATGGTGGAAGCGGAGGACTTGGGGGAGGACATGGAGGAAGCGGAGGACTGGGGAGTGGAGTAGGAGGCGGACATGGAGGAGGCGCAGGACTAGGGAGTGGAGTAGGAGGCGGACATGGAGGAGGCGGAGGTCTTGGGGGTGGATATGGTGGAAGCGGAGGACTTGGGGGAGGACATGGAGGAAGCGGAGGACTGGGGAGTGGAGTAGGAGGCGGGGGACTCGGAGGCGGACATGGAGGAGGCGGAG GACTTGGGGGAGGATATGGAGGAAGCGGAGGATTCGGAGGTGGTGGATTTGGAGATGGAGGATTCGGAGGCGGTGGACTAGGGGGCGGTGGAGGCAGTGGAATAGGGGGCGGTGGATTCGGAGGTGGTGGACTTGGAGGTGGTGGACACAGTGGAGGTGGAGGACTTGGCGGCGGAGGATATGGAGGTGGTGGACATGGCGGCGGAGGATTAAGCGGAGGAGGACTTGGAGGCGGAGGTTTCGGCGGAAGTGGAAGCCAGTCAAGCTCTGGAAGTTCAAGCAACAGTGGTGCCGGCGGCGGTGGTCTGGGAGGCGGAGGACTCGGTGGCGGCGGCCTGGGAAGCGGTGGTCTTGGTGGCGGCGGACACGGAGGCGGAGGACTCGTTGGCGGCGGATATGGAGGCGGTGGACTAGGTGGAGGTGGATTTGGAGGCGGCGGCCATGGCGGAGGCGGAGGACTTGGTGGCGGCGGGTTTGGAGGCGGAGGACTCGGTGGAGGCGGACTTGGAGGCGGTGGACACGAAGGAGGCGGACTTGGAGGCGGTGGACACGGAGGAGGTGGACTTGGAGGTTTCGGCGGAAGTGGAAGCAAGTCAAGCTCCGGAAGCTCAAGCAGTAGCGGTGGTTTTGGAGGCGGTGGCGGCGGACTAGGAGGTGGTGGATTCGGAGACGGTGGATTCGGAGACGGTGGATTTGGAGGCGGGGGATTCGGCGGTGGAGGATTGGGAGGCGGTGGCTATGGAGGAGGCGGTCACGGAGGTGGAGGATTCGGTGGCGATGGTGGATTTGGTGGGTTTGGAGGCGGAGGAAGCGGCAGTTCCTCCAAGAGCTCAGCCTCCAGCTCCAGCCACAGTGGGGCAGGCGGCGGCTATGGAAGCGGCGG gTATGGCGGTGGTGGGTGCGATGCTTGTGAGGGCAACATTCTTCTGTCAAGAATAGGCTCTTCCGACGACGGCTCCACTGGAGTGGGAGGAAGCGGCACTTCAAAAGGCAAAGGCGTTTACTCCGCGTCCAGTTCATCCATCGACAGCACCGGCAAAATCACTTACAGCGCGCATGCTGGGAAGACGTAG
- the LOC138716389 gene encoding uncharacterized protein isoform X1 — protein MANTMLWFCLLPLVACTAISGDQFDSTHPVDDNEEARLVVLPLGQTSPYLGAEGEVPPVVLVSRLDELEHLLAKVVNPKLGKAEVGVVGKANRFRRSPRPGGGGGIVFGVPSGSYSSSQSSSSSSSGGSGSSSKSSSSSFSGGSGGGGSGSGSKSSSSSSSGSFGYGGGGKGLGGFGGGGLGGGGLGGGGYGGGGLGGGGFGGGGLGGGGFGGGGLGGGGYGGGHGGGGSFGGGGSALHGGGGGLGGGDLGGGGIGGFGGGHGGGGGLGSGVGGGGLGGGHGGGGGLGGGYGGSGGLGGGHGGSGGLGSGVGGGHGGGGGLGSGVGGGHGGGGGLGGGYGGSGGLGGGHGGSGGLGSGVGGGGLGGGHGGGGGLGGGYGGSGGLGGGHGGSGGLGSGVGGGHGGGAGLGSGVGGGHGGGGGLGGGYGGSGGLGGGHGGSGGLGSGVGGGGLGGGHGGGGGLGGGYGGSGGLGGGYGGSGGFGGGGFGDGGFGGGGLGGGGGSGIGGGGFGGGGLGGGGHSGGGGLGGGGYGGGGHGGGGLSGGGLGGGGFGGSGSQSSSGSSSNSGAGGGGLGGGGLGGGGLGSGGLGGGGHGGGGLVGGGYGGGGLGGGGFGGGGHGGGGGLGGGGFGGGGLGGGGLGGGGHEGGGLGGGGHGGGGLGGFGGSGSKSSSGSSSSSGGFGGGGGGLGGGGFGDGGFGDGGFGGGGFGGGGLGGGGYGGGGHGGGGFGGDGGFGGFGGGGSGSSSKSSASSSSHSGAGGGYGSGGYGGGGCDACEGNILLSRIGSSDDGSTGVGGSGTSKGKGVYSASSSSIDSTGKITYSAHAGKT, from the exons ATGGCAAACACCATGCTGTGGTTTTGCCTATTGCCACTAGTGGCGTGCACCGCGATTAGTGGGGACCAATTTGATTCCACAC ATCCTGTGGACGACAATGAGGAAGCGAGGCTGGTTGTCCTTCCTCTGGGGCAGACGAGTCCGTATCTGGGTGCGGAGGGAGAAGTCCCCCCGGTTGTGCTAGTGTCCAGGCTGGACGAACTCGAGCACTTGCTGGCGAAAGTAGTCAATCCCAAGCTGGGCAAGGCCGAGGTGGGCGTCGTCGGCAAGGCGAATCGTTTCCGACGCAGTCCGCGCCCCGGCGGCGGGGGCGGCATCGTGTTCGGCGTGCCCAGCGGCAGCTACTCCAGCAGCCAGAGCAGCTCCTCCTCCTCCAGCGGCGGCAGCGGCAGCTCAAGCAAGAGCAGCTCATCGTCCTTCAGCGGCGGCTCCGGGGGCGGCGGCAGCGGCAGTGGAAGCAAGAGCAGCTCCTCATCCAGCAGCGGCTCATTCGGGTACGGGGGCGGCGGAAAAGGACTTGGAGGCTTTGGAGGAGGCGGTCTTGGAGGCGGAGGCCTTGGAGGCGGTGGATATGGAGGAGGCGGTCTTGGAGGAGGTGGATTTGGAGGCGGCGGCCTTGGAGGAGGTGGATTTGGAGGCGGCGGCCTTGGAGGAGGAGGATATGGAGGAGGCCATGGTGGAGGCGGTAGTTTTGGCGGAGGTGGCAGCGCGCTTCATGGAGGAGGCGGAGGTCTGGGAGGTGGCGACCTTGGAGGAGGTGGCATCGGTGGATTTGGAGGTGGACATGGAGGAGGCGGAGGACTAGGGAGTGGAGTAGGAGGCGGGGGACTCGGAGGCGGACATGGAGGAGGCGGAGGTCTTGGGGGTGGATATGGTGGAAGCGGAGGACTTGGGGGAGGACATGGAGGAAGCGGAGGACTGGGGAGTGGAGTAGGAGGCGGACATGGAGGAGGCGGAGGACTAGGGAGTGGAGTAGGAGGCGGACATGGAGGAGGCGGAGGTCTTGGGGGTGGATATGGTGGAAGCGGAGGACTTGGGGGAGGACATGGAGGAAGCGGAGGACTGGGGAGTGGAGTAGGAGGCGGGGGACTCGGAGGCGGACATGGAGGAGGCGGAGGTCTTGGGGGTGGATATGGTGGAAGCGGAGGACTTGGGGGAGGACATGGAGGAAGCGGAGGACTGGGGAGTGGAGTAGGAGGCGGACATGGAGGAGGCGCAGGACTAGGGAGTGGAGTAGGAGGCGGACATGGAGGAGGCGGAGGTCTTGGGGGTGGATATGGTGGAAGCGGAGGACTTGGGGGAGGACATGGAGGAAGCGGAGGACTGGGGAGTGGAGTAGGAGGCGGGGGACTCGGAGGCGGACATGGAGGAGGCGGAGGTCTTGGGGGTGGATATGGTGGAAGCGGAGGACTTGGGGGAGGATATGGAGGAAGCGGAGGATTCGGAGGTGGTGGATTTGGAGATGGAGGATTCGGAGGCGGTGGACTAGGGGGCGGTGGAGGCAGTGGAATAGGGGGCGGTGGATTCGGAGGTGGTGGACTTGGAGGTGGTGGACACAGTGGAGGTGGAGGACTTGGCGGCGGAGGATATGGAGGTGGTGGACATGGCGGCGGAGGATTAAGCGGAGGAGGACTTGGAGGCGGAGGTTTCGGCGGAAGTGGAAGCCAGTCAAGCTCTGGAAGTTCAAGCAACAGTGGTGCCGGCGGCGGTGGTCTGGGAGGCGGAGGACTCGGTGGCGGCGGCCTGGGAAGCGGTGGTCTTGGTGGCGGCGGACACGGAGGCGGAGGACTCGTTGGCGGCGGATATGGAGGCGGTGGACTAGGTGGAGGTGGATTTGGAGGCGGCGGCCATGGCGGAGGCGGAGGACTTGGTGGCGGCGGGTTTGGAGGCGGAGGACTCGGTGGAGGCGGACTTGGAGGCGGTGGACACGAAGGAGGCGGACTTGGAGGCGGTGGACACGGAGGAGGTGGACTTGGAGGTTTCGGCGGAAGTGGAAGCAAGTCAAGCTCCGGAAGCTCAAGCAGTAGCGGTGGTTTTGGAGGCGGTGGCGGCGGACTAGGAGGTGGTGGATTCGGAGACGGTGGATTCGGAGACGGTGGATTTGGAGGCGGGGGATTCGGCGGTGGAGGATTGGGAGGCGGTGGCTATGGAGGAGGCGGTCACGGAGGTGGAGGATTCGGTGGCGATGGTGGATTTGGTGGGTTTGGAGGCGGAGGAAGCGGCAGTTCCTCCAAGAGCTCAGCCTCCAGCTCCAGCCACAGTGGGGCAGGCGGCGGCTATGGAAGCGGCGG gTATGGCGGTGGTGGGTGCGATGCTTGTGAGGGCAACATTCTTCTGTCAAGAATAGGCTCTTCCGACGACGGCTCCACTGGAGTGGGAGGAAGCGGCACTTCAAAAGGCAAAGGCGTTTACTCCGCGTCCAGTTCATCCATCGACAGCACCGGCAAAATCACTTACAGCGCGCATGCTGGGAAGACGTAG